The window TCAACCCAGAGACAAGGGGTAGTTTCATTTTCAGAGAAGCAAGAAAGGCAGTATGCTTTTCAGTTTGACTCCACTTACTTCCAGGCCATCCCATTCCAGCTCATGAATCTCTGCTTTTTTCCATTCATCCAAGCAGTTCCTGGTATTTTACCTCTGCAAAGATAATAAAGAGACTTGACTGCCTGTTCCTCAAAAATACCACTGCCTTTCAAGTCACAAGACCTACTTTCAATCTTGTCATTGACACATTAGATGACTCGTATTTGTTTTCTGGATCTCAGTTAATATATGTATTGTTCTTTGAATGGTTTGAAAGATTATACTGACATTAGGAATTATTATTactaaaatcatgattttttaaaatcttccagATGGATTGCTACAAAGATGTGAAAGGCACCATCTATGATTATGACGCTTTCACTCTTAATGGAAAGGAACACATTCAGTTCAAGCAATATGCGGGCAAGCATGTCCTTTTTGTCAATGTGGCCACCTATTGTGGTCTGACAGCTCAATATCCTGGTAAGAGTTCATAGCCAAATTTCCTTGGGACTAATTTTCCAGCTTGTTATATTTTAAGTCATATTGGTattatattctaattttatattctatatatcaaaataaatactCATGATCAAGTGACTTTATTCCCTAATgtcaggagtcagcaaactatggTCCACAGGGCAAATCCAGTCAGCctaattttgtaaataaagttttattgaacacAGCCATGACCACTCATTTGCAGATTGTCTCTGGTTGATATTATGCTGCAAGACAGAGTTGAGCAGTATGAGTGTTGGTGGCAGAGGCCAGCTGAAATGACTAATCTGGACCTTCACAGAAAACGTTTGCTGACCCCGTCCTACGTCCTGCCTCTGCTTTGCTCCTGAGATTTCCAGGAGAACCAATAATGTATTTGAGAGCTAGCAGTCTCTCTGAAGATTCAAGTCTTCTTGGCAAATATACGAGGCAGGATTGATGTTTTTGAGACTTTTCCAGGTAACTTACAAAGACAGGGAAAAGCAAAAAGGGTTTTATACCTGGAGCACATTTAACTGGAGCGAGGGCTGGAGAGGAGACCATAAGAGAGGCGAACGCTTCCTCTCCAACCTCAGCACCTCCTTTAGGTGTAGCTTTTTCCCCTCTCTGTGCATTATTCAGGGTAGAATGTTATCTTTCTCATATCTTAGGCCATATTGATTAAAAGCCAAAAAATAATGAACAGGACTAATTTTTATcagaaatagatgcctttctTATATTTGAACTAATAAGAacttcatttttaagtttttcattattatattttgaataggtactgaactgaactgaactatattcaCAAGgctaaaaattaaaggaataaaaaagttTAGAGTAAAaggtcttttcatttctttcccttcccttctgatGACCAGTATTATCATgtttacaaaatatatatgtgttctttttttttttacttttctatcaATTGATGACATATaataaatgatgatgatgataatcactcagtcatgtccgactctttttgactcatggactgtacctgccaggctcccctgtccatgggattctccaggcaagaatactggagtgggttgccatttccttctccaaacaagtaataaataaaacctgccaatttgctttttttaattaataagatACCTTGGAGTTTGGATCATTTTCTCCCTCTGTTTTAAGATTGAATAGTATTCTATTGGACCATACTTCATTTTGCCAGCTTTagggatttttaaaatcaatttattcAGTTCCAACTCTGTATGTAATAGGTGCAAGAACTGGGGAATAGTTTCTCAAGAACTGGAAGACAGGTTTCCTAATTAATAGTCTGTTTCCTAGAGGAGTTATTATCTATAGTGACTAAAGACAAGAGGGGAGGATGTGAGGAAAAGTACTTAGGAACCATGTGGAAATAGGAAAGCAATCTTATattgcagaaaataaaaatgaaaggactCAGAGGAGGTATCAGTTGACACTGTTGCCTGAGCAGACTGTTCAGTTAGGGACTGGCTAGTGTTTGTTACGGAACTGAAGAGGTCTGGCTCCCAAAGGATGAAAAGATGATTATAAAAGTCCGGGGAAACAACCTGAAAAACTTGGGGAAGAAGGCAATTGGAAGCTTGTGTTTTGGTATATCAGTGAGGGTTTTTAGGGAGAATGCATCTTTAACATCCTGAAGATTGTtaaagaacaccagaaaactcaacTTGAAATTTCTCTGGTTCTTTTTGCCCCTGTCAGATTTACCCCCACTCCACCCAGGGTGAACTAGCCTGTGAAGAGGAGAGAAGTCCATTCTCATGTGTgtgtcttttcctttaaaaaaaaaaaaaaagattcaaccTACCAATTAACCAATCAGGGAAGGCAAACTGATGGTCAGTGATGTTTAAATGTggttttgtttaaaattaaaatgaaatgaaattaaaattttaatttttaaattgtggtacaaaaagacaaatataaaatttaccatcttaaccatcttTTAAGAAGACTGTTCAGCAGtgttaaaaatattcattgttgTGAAACAAATGTCTAGAACTTTtctatcttgcaaaactgaaactctgtatccattaaataacagctcccctttctcctttccctcagccactggtaaccactattgTACCTTCTGTTTCTATAAATTGACTACTTTAGATACCACATGTATTTGTCTTAcctgcagtatttgtcttttcatgactggtttatttcacttagcataaagattcattcatgttgtaacaTGTGACAAAAGTTCCTTccattttaagactgaataatattccattgtaaatggatataccacattttgtttatgcattcatccatcaatggacatttgggttgcttccacctcttgATTTTTATGTATAGTGCTCCTGTGAACATGGATGTGCAAATATCTCTCTGAGATTGTTTTCAATTCTTATCATATATGCCCAGAATTGGGACTGCTGctttatggtagttctatttttaattgtttaagaaacctccatattattttccataacagttataccattttacaatcccaccagcaGTGATCTGGTGAGCTTTAGAATAATAAAGATGACTGGGGAGCCACCTCAGAATAATGTAACCAGAAGAACTTCTGGAAAGGAATCTGGGCATCCCTATTTTTAAGGAAAGGCCCCATCTGATTCTGATGTGCTGCAGATTTGGGAAATACTGCACTATAACAAGGGTTTTTGCATACATGTCTGGAGATCTAGTATCTCATTTCAGCCCTGCCGTGAACAGTCTTTCTGACTTAgatattttccccttttcctgGACCTCTGTTTTTCCCTCTGTAAAATGAGTATTTCCAAGGATCACTCTGTCTATATACACAAGGCAGGCTCTCTGGCCAGGCCACCATATTGTCCATTCTCTACCCATAGAACTGAATGCACTACAGGAGGAGCTGAAGCCCTTTGGCCTAGTTGTGTTGGGATTTCCCTGTAACCAATTTGGAAAGCAAGAACCAGGAGAAAACTCAGAAATTCTTCCAGGACTGAAGTAAGTGCCTACTTAAAACCCTATAGAGATCTGTCTCTGTCTATCTTTCCTCCATTTCCATAGGCACTTCCATGTTGGGGACTTCCAGGATGGGCAGTGGGTTAATAGGCTTGGGTACCTACTAACTGATTTTAAATTTGGCCTCCACTGATGTGAGTCTGGCAGTGTCAGAGATGCTTTCCCCTTCCCTGGGAAGTGAGACCTGGATGGATGGTGGAGGAGTGGGAGCACAGAAATAGCTCCTGGTGTTGCTGGTACAGAAACAATACAGATGGGAGACAGTGACAGCATGtggaacagagaaaaataaagtgtcaGGGAGCCCAAAGTTTATCAATGGTCTTATTTTCCCTTCCCCGCCCTGTTTTCTATATTTCCACATCTGTTTCCCCTTTTTCGTAACCTCAAATCCTGGTACCCTATTATAATTTTCTCTCATATTCTGGAGCTTCCTGGGAACATTATGGTTCATTACAGGTATGTCCGTCCAGGAGGAGGATACGTACCTAATTTCCAGCTGTTTGAGAAAGGGGATGTGAATGGTGAAACAGAGCAGAAAGTCTTCACCTTCTTAAAGGTGAGCTAATTACTGACCTAAGCTGCTTCTTCCTTAATATTCCTAATGTAGAGTTGGTGTGGTAGAAATGGACACAAGGGCTCATGCCTGGAGGAGGGGTTGGACTCTTTGGAAGAGATCTCCTTATAAGCATAGGGACTAGGGTTAAATTTGTTAGTATCTGTGATGCTCTGGCTTTGTGGTACAAAGCACTGTGTACTTTCACTGGGACCACTCTCTTTTGTTCattgacattcattcattcaaggaacatttgttgagtgcctgCTATCTATAAGGCAGTTTGCTAAACAATAAGGGTGTAAAAATGAACAGACGCAGTCCCTGTTCCTTGATGAGTTCACACtggagaagacaaaaaaaaaaatggcagatgTAATACAACGTAATAAGTGCCTTTTATGAAACACTGGCTCTTAGATACAGAGAACGTGAGAGCTGAGAAGGGCCCTTAAAGATCATCAGAGTTCAGTGTTCTTAAATGCTGGACTGTGGGCCAAGGTTGACCCATGTTGAGATTTTTATATATACTGAAAAAACAGGGCAATGTAAGGAGGGTTTCATAAACATCAACTGATTTATAGAGCTGCCCTTTATTCTAAGATTAGGACACATATGTAATTTATTCTtataattatctctttaaaactaaatgaataatggtgttttaaattttttttcttgtttttcaaaacaaaatgttgGAGCTCCATATTGGCCTCCAAAAGGTATTTTCGAAAGATGACTGGCCCACGGAGCATCAAGATCTAGGAAACCACGTTCTAATCTATTCCTTTTgtagaaaaggaaattgaaagcTAGAGAGGTGACATATCTCATTCATAGGAACAGGATTTTGTGACAGGGTCACAGGGAGAAGCAGAAAGAGGGAATAGACCTTTGCTATAATATCTACAACCTTCTTGGTAGTTAGCATGGTTGTGATTCAGACAATATATTAAGAATCataggaaatgaaaatatctcaacATAAGAGGAAGTGGAGTATCTGTGGGTGAAAATAGCCTGGATCATCCATGAGCAGAAATGATTCcgtcatttcttttttccatctctctgctgCAGCAATCCTGTCCTCACCCTTCTGAGATTATGGGCTCAATCAAACATATATCCTGGGAACCCATCATGGTCCATGACATTCGTTGGAATTTTGAAAAGTTCCTAGTGGGACCTGATGGCGTCCCTGTCATGCGCTGGTTTCATCGGACTCCAGTCAGTACAGTCAAGTCAGATATTCTGGCATACATGAAACAGTTCAAAACCAAATAAGAAGATCAAGTTGGGGGCAGGAGCCATCCTGCTTCTTTACCTGAAGatctgtttaaaaacaaaatcttttctctacattctcttCCTAAATGCCCTCCACTTGACTAAATCACATATAGTGCCAAAATTCCCACTCTCTATCAAGTAGATTTATGTTCGGAAGGCTACTACTATTTCCCCCTGCACGAGTATGTGGGtaagagaaaagaatggaaacCCTAAACCCTCAGCTATCTGTTAACaagtttaataaaatatatagatatagatatagatatagatatagatatatacctccctagaggagggcctggcaacccactgcagtattcttgcctggagaatccccatggacagaggaacctggcaggctgcagtccatggagttgcaaagagtcagatatgactgagcgactaagcacagtatatatgtgtagatatatatatctacacacatgtgtatatatatcaaaggAAAATCATTCATCCATGAGGATAGGTCAATTTGGCATGATATCCTGAAAAAGAATGTTCCTACACATTCtgagttttccttctttctctaccCTAAATGTGTAGAATTGACAATGTGGTGCATAGCCGTACAATTTAAGTTCTACTTCATAACATTTGTCTTCCCCTAGAAGAAACATGTAAAGTCAATTCCCAAAGATTTTCAGATCAGTCTTTTTCCATGACACCCCACCCATCCCTGCCTCCACTGATGTGTCACTCTTTTGTAGGAGCCTTAGATAGAGTGGGAGCAAGAAATCGCCTTACATCAAGGGAAGAGTATCTCCATGACAGTGGCAGTCAGAGCCTCTTTTTAATTCGGACCCTACAAAAATTTTCCTCTGTCTGATCTTTAGTGTATTCAGATTATGATACTTGGGCAGAACATCCTTTGAAAGATAGGCTTTCCCTTCTCAACCCTAGAACCCTTAGCTTCAGAACCAGCCCTGCAACTATCTCCAATAAAATGTTTCCTACAGTATCTGGAACCTGTGGTTGTTTTCAAATCCTATCTGGAACTCAAACTcattttttctctgtcttcttcctcACTGTGACTGTCACAGATGGTGTATTGACTAAATACCTAGACCCTTTGGATAGAAGATTTACCTTCCTACATCCTTGGAAGGTTGTTACCTGATGACTCTCAACTGTCACCCCTCTTTAGGAATTGTCTCAGGTCAAGGTCACATTTCATTTCCAAGGGCACCCTATATCCAATTATTGGTCTATGAGAGGTATAACAGCCAAGATCTGACTTCTCAACTCAGGACACATCTAAAGGGCCCATTCCAGGGGCGGAGACCCCCAGGAGTAAGCAAATGCCCTTTTGCACTTGCACTGCAGCCCAGTTTGTTCCTCCGACAAATTTTGATTCTTCGTTGCTTCTCAGGTGTTCACCCTGAGATAGTGCCCCAGTGAAGTTTCTGAATGCAAATCCCCATTTTGGAGTCTTTCCAGGGAACACAAAATACAGTAGTTGGTACCAAAGGTATCTGAGAAAGAAAATGCTAAGATGagttttttgggggtttttttgtttttgttttttttggtgttttttttttttttggccacacccatGCAGCAAGTGGGGAtgttaattccctgaccagggatggaacacatgcCCTTGAAGTGGAAGTacagcgtcttaaccactggactgccaggaaagtccctaaaatGAGATTTTTGAAGCTGGATTGTCCATCTGGTTGGCAGTAAAGGGATTGGTGGAACACAAACAGCCACTGGCACAAAgtagcaatttttaaaactttcaccCAACCTGAACTGAGATGCTGTACTGATGGATATACAAACGCAAATGTGATGTATCAGGTGCTTGATAAATATGGGAGAGATGGTAATTATAATGTAATAGAATTCTTCAGTAGAAGAAATTGATGCCTTGGAGAGAGATGATTAAATGCTGAGGATGATATCTCATCAAATaaagtgaaaatctctcagttgtgtccaactctctgggacccaggccagaatactggagtgggtagccttttccttctccaggggaatcttcccaacccagggattgaacccaggtctacccacattgcacgcagattcttttaccagctgagccacaaaggaagcccatcaAGTAAAGGCTAATGTGAAAGCCAGAGTCTCCATAGGAGGGTATAAAAAAACTCTTATATCCTGCAACTCAAGGGCAAAAAAAGCTAAGGTTCAGCTCCAAGATTTAATCACAGGAATAGTAGGACTCCAAAATATGTTAAATTCTCAA of the Bubalus kerabau isolate K-KA32 ecotype Philippines breed swamp buffalo chromosome 3, PCC_UOA_SB_1v2, whole genome shotgun sequence genome contains:
- the LOC129645649 gene encoding epididymal secretory glutathione peroxidase yields the protein MTIQLRASCLFLLFLAGFVQTNSNLEKMDCYKDVKGTIYDYDAFTLNGKEHIQFKQYAGKHVLFVNVATYCGLTAQYPELNALQEELKPFGLVVLGFPCNQFGKQEPGENSEILPGLKYVRPGGGYVPNFQLFEKGDVNGETEQKVFTFLKQSCPHPSEIMGSIKHISWEPIMVHDIRWNFEKFLVGPDGVPVMRWFHRTPVSTVKSDILAYMKQFKTK